The Streptomyces clavuligerus genome includes a region encoding these proteins:
- the aztD gene encoding zinc metallochaperone AztD: MITSIRTSTAVGAALALTVSLALTACAGEDGSPSDDGAAGASAAARTAGAADVKDPLVATFDGGLYILDGKSLKRAATIGLPGFNRVNPAGDDSHVFVSTSTGFRLLDARRTAFTDIAYEGAKPGHVVRHAGRTVLFSDGTGEVNAFDPALLAGGEKPRGRTYTAAEPHHGVAVELSNGELLTTLGTEEKRTGAIVLDKANKERARSENCPGVHGEAAAQGEAVAVGCEDGVLIYKDGEFTKVDAPDTYGRIGNQAGSDKSPVLLGDYKTDPDAELERPTRISLIDTRTARLRLVDLGTSYSFRSLGRGPHGEALVLGTDGALRVIDPATGKVEKKIPVVDAWQEPLDWQQARPALFVRGHTAYVSEPGKRALHAVDLASGDRTASVTLPKATNELSGAVAGH, translated from the coding sequence GTGATCACATCGATACGCACCAGTACCGCCGTCGGAGCGGCCCTCGCCCTCACGGTCTCCCTGGCCCTCACCGCCTGCGCGGGAGAGGACGGCTCCCCGTCCGACGACGGAGCGGCCGGGGCGTCCGCGGCGGCCAGGACCGCCGGAGCGGCGGACGTCAAGGACCCGCTCGTCGCCACCTTCGACGGCGGCCTGTACATCCTGGACGGCAAGAGCCTGAAGCGCGCCGCGACGATCGGACTGCCCGGCTTCAACCGGGTCAACCCCGCGGGCGACGACTCCCATGTCTTCGTCTCCACCAGCACCGGCTTCCGGCTCCTGGACGCCCGCCGCACGGCGTTCACCGACATCGCCTACGAGGGCGCGAAGCCCGGGCACGTCGTACGGCACGCGGGCAGGACGGTCCTGTTCAGCGATGGCACCGGCGAGGTCAACGCCTTCGACCCCGCCCTCCTCGCGGGCGGCGAGAAGCCCCGGGGCCGCACCTACACCGCCGCCGAGCCGCACCATGGCGTCGCTGTCGAGCTGAGCAATGGCGAACTCCTCACCACTCTCGGCACCGAGGAGAAGCGCACCGGCGCCATCGTCCTGGACAAGGCCAACAAGGAACGTGCACGCAGCGAGAACTGCCCCGGTGTCCACGGGGAGGCCGCCGCCCAGGGCGAAGCCGTCGCCGTCGGCTGCGAGGACGGCGTCCTGATCTACAAGGACGGCGAGTTCACCAAGGTCGACGCACCCGACACCTACGGCCGTATCGGCAACCAGGCGGGCAGCGACAAGTCCCCGGTCCTCCTGGGCGACTACAAGACCGACCCGGACGCCGAGCTGGAACGGCCCACCCGGATCTCCCTGATCGACACCAGGACCGCCCGGCTGCGCCTGGTCGACCTGGGCACCAGCTACTCCTTCCGCTCGCTGGGCCGCGGACCCCACGGCGAGGCGCTCGTCCTCGGCACCGACGGCGCCCTCCGCGTCATCGACCCGGCCACGGGCAAGGTCGAGAAGAAGATCCCGGTCGTGGACGCCTGGCAGGAACCGCTCGACTGGCAGCAGGCCCGCCCCGCCCTCTTCGTCCGCGGCCACACCGCGTATGTCTCCGAGCCGGGCAAGCGCGCCCTGCACGCCGTCGACCTCGCATCGGGCGACAGGACCGCGTCGGTGACACTGCCGAAGGCCACGAACGAACTCTCCGGGGCCGTCGCCGGGCACTGA
- a CDS encoding alkyl/aryl-sulfatase, with translation MTDSERKPQPATQLTKDLNDAIAVPPWVADPERRLAAKGQLVPLPDDFTVYKAGTKVPIWRLEPYQFLNTEKTAPDTVNPSLWRNARLNMYTGLFEVVKDAVYQVRGMDLSNISFLEDPTGRSKKIVVVDPLVSEECATAALKLYRDNRGEDRVITAVLFTHSHIDHYGGVLGLFEDGTVPDGVEIIAPDGFLEHAISENVYAGNPMQRRALFMYGALLERSAKGQVDAGLGKTNSTGTSGVLAPTFNVTSDIAQKGQVHRFGPVRMEFQLTPGTEAPSEMNFYLPDIDTVCMAENATPTLHNLYSLRGAQVRDAKAWSEYLRQSVEWYGDRSKVLFASHFWPRWNTKEDPDAIVSFLTSQADLYRYLHDQALRQANHGRTIIEIAEDLDSNVPLGLADRWFNRGYYGTVNHNLKAVYQRYLGWYDGNAAHLHTLPPEEAGHRYVEAIGGADKVVALARQAYENAQDATGYRWAAELLSHAVFADPNNRDARTLEADVLEQLGYQAESGPWRNFYLAAAHELRTPGNGVPPGTPSQQIITPAVLAAMPLDMLFDYVGIRLNGPDAAETVLTIGLTVTGGLATDPDQVTVQVRTGVLVYTPTAADADTADATYTITRDGLNNLAVGKTTPDELATNGELIIDTGTIEPFDTLNNLLDTFDYWFGLTLP, from the coding sequence TTGACGGATTCCGAGCGCAAGCCCCAGCCTGCGACGCAGTTGACGAAGGACCTGAACGACGCGATCGCCGTTCCGCCGTGGGTGGCCGATCCGGAGCGGCGGCTCGCCGCCAAGGGGCAGTTGGTGCCGTTGCCGGACGACTTCACGGTCTACAAGGCCGGGACCAAGGTGCCGATCTGGCGGCTGGAGCCGTACCAGTTCCTGAACACCGAGAAGACGGCGCCCGACACGGTCAATCCGAGCCTGTGGCGCAACGCGCGGCTGAACATGTACACGGGCCTGTTCGAGGTCGTGAAGGACGCGGTCTACCAGGTCCGGGGCATGGACCTGTCGAACATCTCCTTCCTGGAGGACCCCACCGGCCGCTCCAAGAAGATCGTGGTGGTGGACCCGCTGGTCAGCGAGGAGTGTGCGACGGCGGCGCTCAAGCTCTACCGCGATAACCGCGGTGAGGACCGCGTCATCACCGCGGTGCTCTTCACCCACTCCCACATCGACCACTACGGCGGTGTGCTGGGGCTGTTCGAGGACGGCACAGTGCCGGACGGCGTGGAGATCATCGCGCCGGACGGGTTCCTGGAGCACGCGATCAGCGAGAACGTCTACGCCGGGAACCCGATGCAGCGCCGGGCGCTGTTCATGTACGGGGCGCTGCTGGAGCGCTCGGCGAAGGGGCAGGTCGACGCGGGTCTGGGCAAGACCAACTCCACGGGGACTTCGGGGGTGCTGGCCCCGACGTTCAACGTCACCTCGGACATTGCGCAGAAGGGGCAGGTGCACCGCTTCGGGCCGGTGCGGATGGAGTTCCAGCTCACTCCGGGCACCGAGGCCCCGTCGGAGATGAACTTCTACCTCCCCGACATCGACACGGTGTGCATGGCGGAGAACGCCACCCCCACCCTGCACAACCTGTACTCCCTGCGCGGGGCACAGGTCCGCGACGCGAAGGCGTGGTCGGAGTATCTGCGGCAGTCCGTGGAGTGGTACGGGGACCGTTCGAAGGTGCTGTTCGCCTCCCACTTCTGGCCCCGCTGGAACACCAAGGAGGACCCGGACGCGATCGTCTCGTTCCTCACCAGCCAGGCGGACCTGTACCGCTACCTGCATGACCAGGCGCTGCGGCAGGCCAACCACGGCCGCACCATCATCGAGATCGCCGAGGACCTCGACTCCAATGTGCCCCTGGGTCTGGCCGACCGATGGTTCAACCGGGGCTACTACGGCACCGTCAACCACAATCTCAAGGCCGTCTACCAGCGCTATCTGGGCTGGTACGACGGCAACGCCGCCCATCTGCACACCCTGCCGCCGGAGGAGGCCGGCCACCGGTACGTCGAAGCCATCGGCGGCGCGGACAAGGTCGTGGCCCTCGCCCGGCAGGCGTACGAGAACGCGCAGGACGCGACCGGCTACCGGTGGGCGGCGGAACTGCTGAGCCACGCCGTCTTCGCCGACCCGAACAACCGCGACGCCCGCACGTTGGAGGCCGACGTCCTCGAACAGCTCGGCTACCAGGCCGAGAGCGGCCCTTGGCGCAACTTCTACCTCGCCGCCGCCCATGAACTGCGCACCCCCGGCAACGGCGTCCCGCCCGGCACCCCGTCCCAGCAGATCATCACCCCCGCCGTGCTCGCCGCGATGCCGCTGGACATGCTGTTCGACTACGTCGGCATCCGTCTCAACGGCCCCGACGCCGCCGAGACCGTGCTCACGATCGGCCTCACGGTCACCGGCGGGCTCGCCACCGACCCCGACCAGGTCACCGTCCAGGTCCGCACCGGCGTCCTCGTCTACACCCCCACGGCCGCCGACGCGGACACCGCCGACGCCACGTACACCATCACCCGCGACGGCCTCAACAACCTCGCCGTCGGCAAAACCACCCCCGACGAACTGGCCACCAACGGCGAGCTCATCATCGACACCGGCACCATCGAACCGTTCGACACCCTCAACAACCTGTTGGACACCTTCGACTACTGGTTCGGCCTGACCCTCCCGTAG
- the aztC gene encoding zinc ABC transporter substrate-binding protein AztC, with protein MNKPPIPIPMRPGARLRRLRWRLLSALLTLVLAATATACAGGDEDRPRVVVTTNILGDVTREIVGDQAEVTVLMKPNADPHSFGLSAVQAAELERADLVVFNGLGLEENVLRHVDAARSSGVETFEVGEAVGPLTFRAPDDGGPGAAAGRPDPHFWTDPDRVRKAARLIADRVVENVAGVDEKAVRANAARYDGRLADLTTWMEKSFGRIPEHQRALVTNHHVFGYLAERFGFRVIGAVVPSGTTLASPSSSDLRSLTEAVREAGVRTVFADSSQPKRLAEVLRAELGGRVGVMELHSESLSEKGKGAGTYLEMMRANATAITAGLTGGPTPPAPADG; from the coding sequence ATGAACAAGCCGCCGATACCGATACCGATGCGGCCGGGTGCGCGGCTGCGCCGCCTGCGCTGGCGCCTGCTGTCCGCGCTGCTCACCCTCGTCCTGGCCGCCACCGCCACCGCCTGCGCGGGCGGCGACGAGGACCGGCCCCGGGTCGTAGTGACGACCAATATCCTCGGCGATGTCACTCGGGAGATCGTCGGCGACCAGGCCGAGGTCACGGTGCTGATGAAACCCAACGCCGACCCGCACTCCTTCGGCCTGTCGGCCGTGCAGGCCGCCGAGCTGGAACGCGCCGACCTCGTGGTCTTCAACGGACTGGGGCTGGAGGAGAACGTCCTGCGGCACGTGGACGCCGCGCGGTCGTCCGGCGTCGAGACCTTCGAGGTCGGCGAGGCGGTCGGCCCGCTCACCTTCCGGGCGCCCGACGACGGCGGCCCCGGCGCGGCGGCCGGACGGCCCGACCCGCACTTCTGGACCGACCCGGACCGGGTGCGCAAGGCCGCCCGGCTCATCGCCGACCGGGTCGTCGAGAACGTGGCCGGTGTGGACGAGAAGGCGGTCCGGGCCAACGCCGCCCGGTACGACGGGCGGCTCGCCGACCTCACCACCTGGATGGAGAAGTCCTTCGGCCGCATACCGGAGCACCAGCGCGCACTGGTCACCAACCACCATGTCTTCGGCTATCTCGCCGAACGCTTCGGCTTCCGGGTCATCGGCGCGGTCGTCCCCAGCGGCACCACGCTGGCCTCGCCCAGCTCGTCCGATCTGCGCTCGCTCACCGAGGCCGTGCGCGAGGCCGGGGTACGGACGGTGTTCGCCGACTCCTCGCAGCCCAAGCGGCTGGCCGAGGTGCTGCGCGCGGAACTGGGCGGCCGGGTGGGCGTCATGGAACTGCACTCCGAGTCCTTGAGCGAGAAGGGCAAGGGCGCGGGCACCTATCTGGAGATGATGCGCGCCAACGCGACCGCCATCACCGCCGGTCTGACCGGCGGCCCCACACCCCCCGCCCCGGCGGACGGCTGA
- the aztA gene encoding zinc ABC transporter ATP-binding protein AztA: protein MKIMFKTHFSPSAADDGPAFRIRLSGLSAGYPGRPVLHQLDAEIPALAATALVGPNGSGKSTLLGVLAGVIRPTAGELHSAGHRPPAFVPQRGAVGDTLPLTVRQTVEMGRWGIRGPWRRLTRHDRAAVDSIMERLGIADLAPRQLGEVSGGQRQRALIAQGLAQESDLLLLDEPTTGLDPEARARIAALLTELVTDGVTVVQATHDLDAARSADACLVLCEGRLTGQGHPGELLTPEAVARMWQPV from the coding sequence ATGAAAATCATGTTCAAAACACACTTCTCCCCATCCGCCGCCGATGACGGCCCGGCCTTCCGCATCCGGCTCTCGGGGCTGTCCGCGGGCTACCCGGGCCGACCGGTGCTCCACCAACTCGACGCAGAGATACCGGCGTTGGCCGCCACGGCGCTGGTCGGCCCCAACGGCAGCGGAAAGTCCACCCTGCTCGGCGTTCTGGCCGGAGTGATCCGGCCCACAGCGGGCGAGCTGCACAGCGCGGGCCACCGGCCGCCCGCCTTCGTCCCCCAGCGCGGCGCCGTCGGCGACACGCTTCCCCTGACGGTGCGGCAGACCGTGGAGATGGGCCGGTGGGGCATCCGCGGCCCCTGGCGCCGGCTCACCCGGCACGACCGCGCGGCGGTGGACTCGATCATGGAACGGCTGGGCATCGCCGACCTCGCCCCGCGCCAGCTCGGCGAGGTGTCCGGCGGGCAGCGGCAGCGGGCCCTGATCGCCCAGGGGCTGGCCCAGGAGTCGGACCTCCTCCTGCTGGACGAACCGACCACGGGACTCGACCCCGAGGCCAGGGCGCGCATAGCGGCCCTGCTGACCGAGCTGGTCACCGACGGCGTGACCGTCGTCCAGGCCACTCACGACCTGGACGCCGCGCGCTCGGCCGACGCCTGCCTGGTGCTGTGCGAGGGGCGCCTGACCGGGCAGGGGCACCCCGGGGAACTGCTCACCCCCGAGGCGGTCGCCCGGATGTGGCAGCCCGTGTGA
- the aztB gene encoding zinc ABC transporter permease AztB, with amino-acid sequence MEWLTGPFEVAFVQRALWGGVLVSAICALAGTWVVLRGMAFLGDAMSHGLLPGVAIAALLGGNLLVGAVVSAAVMTAGVTVLGRGPRLSQDTRIGLLFVGMLSLGVIVVSRSQSFAVDLTGILFGDVLAVREQDLFLLGVALLVALAVSLLGHRAFLALTFDPRKAATLGLRPRLAHAALLGLLALAIVASFHIVGTLLVLGLLIAPPAAALPWARGVRGVMALAAAIGMTATFLGLLLSWHLSTAAGATVSALAVGLFFLSHLASGIRGRRRARRSAHGRAPGTPAAGVASLSGPGPRPGAAATGRPRDH; translated from the coding sequence ATGGAGTGGTTGACAGGCCCTTTCGAGGTGGCCTTTGTGCAACGGGCCCTGTGGGGCGGAGTACTGGTGTCGGCGATCTGCGCCCTGGCGGGAACCTGGGTGGTGCTGCGGGGGATGGCCTTCCTCGGGGACGCGATGTCGCACGGACTGCTGCCCGGAGTCGCGATCGCCGCGCTCCTGGGTGGGAATCTGCTGGTGGGGGCGGTGGTGAGCGCGGCCGTCATGACGGCGGGAGTGACCGTGCTCGGCCGCGGGCCACGGCTGTCCCAGGACACCCGGATCGGTCTGCTCTTCGTCGGAATGCTGTCGCTCGGTGTCATCGTCGTCTCGCGGTCGCAGTCCTTCGCGGTGGACCTCACCGGAATCCTCTTCGGCGACGTCCTCGCCGTCCGGGAACAGGATCTGTTCCTGCTGGGCGTGGCCCTGCTGGTGGCGCTGGCCGTGTCGCTCCTCGGACACCGGGCCTTCCTCGCCCTGACGTTCGACCCGCGCAAGGCGGCGACACTCGGCCTCCGCCCCCGCCTGGCCCACGCGGCGCTGCTGGGGCTGCTCGCCCTGGCCATCGTCGCCTCCTTCCACATCGTGGGAACACTGCTGGTCCTGGGCCTGCTCATCGCACCGCCCGCGGCGGCGCTGCCCTGGGCGCGCGGGGTACGGGGGGTGATGGCGCTCGCGGCGGCAATCGGAATGACCGCCACCTTCCTCGGTCTGCTGCTGTCCTGGCATCTGAGCACCGCCGCCGGGGCGACCGTCTCGGCGCTCGCGGTGGGCCTGTTCTTCCTCTCCCACCTGGCATCCGGCATCCGCGGGCGCCGACGTGCCCGCCGGTCCGCCCACGGTCGCGCTCCGGGCACCCCGGCGGCGGGCGTCGCTTCCCTGTCCGGCCCCGGACCCCGCCCCGGCGCCGCCGCCACCGGCCGACCGCGCGACCACTGA